One window of Cohnella hashimotonis genomic DNA carries:
- a CDS encoding fibronectin type III domain-containing protein: MKRMTKPTAVALSLALLVPVASVAGKAEVASADPIVAGSDWRAIDTTMAVAPGSALDLSFLNDAPAGDKGFVQIDADGDYVFDDEPAKKVKFYGGNLNGSYGTDPTHAEMVVIADRLAAMGYNVVRYSSVDQNYDWAKGLMAKPTSTTVTLNAAKLDNFEYFNALLKARGIYIDMDILAYADFSGVSSLNTYGATASKYLATLMPDGIAIWKSFASQLLSHVNPYTGLALKDDPQLMGLSPVNESLLYNASFSDANFNNWIKTDFNAYLTGKGLPTVSTFPTSFWGAPSGVRDLMTAYFTEKQFAANGDMKSYLKNVVGVQAPIGGINYINDSLANYWRTQTDVQETHLYNGLVNGRGVFSYNPLTHPRYSTVFDPATAASYVPQYGSSIIKNYIPALALGQLYRKPFALTEFNQEFPTDGRDELGLISSAAGAYNGWDMMNRFDFSSRVNEAVNEAPLGGAISFDSVTDTLATMSEYQSALLFRRGHVAESDPKFVIVRDKTWVVTHGSATENQDQERNRMMIPHLFKTVTVYADHPAAPYAIYKITPDLTPADIAAGDIPGANEITITNAMTMKEVAETFIDALDDAGLKASMQDALDDDLLVSDTGELVFDMNTNTYLINTPYAAAAVGTLDGSGYELGAVTLKGDLAHGTVSALSLDDEPLDESGRILLTYTTDAAGTGEYEVTSGGLTTYHQGTLPTLVKYGLGEFKLDTTRTPSAYKAYKLAQNGVRLAEVPVTVTGTTISVPLETDKGYAFELVYDSVAGTDLTAPTAPFGVTAVSDTAAKVELSWTKSTDNVGVSGYKIYRDGTQIASLNGNVTRYVDKSVTGLTTYHYVVKAFDPSGNVSAGSGPTAVTTSDLLFKEQFESGTAAGWTVASSWGNFSVVTNGGSYAYLADNFDKGGSKSTAGDTAWTNYSVEAKIKADQWQSLYGRIGLVARFADKDNYYYVYYDNNLGQLTLRKVVGGTESTVASTSLTLSTGTQHLFKLEVNGTAIKAYVNGTLKINATDASLASGKIGAYTHFAQAYFDDFVVKQV, encoded by the coding sequence ATGAAAAGAATGACCAAACCGACTGCCGTCGCCCTGTCGCTTGCCCTGCTTGTCCCCGTCGCTTCTGTCGCGGGCAAGGCGGAGGTGGCGAGCGCGGATCCGATCGTGGCCGGCAGCGACTGGCGGGCGATCGATACGACGATGGCCGTGGCGCCCGGCAGCGCGCTGGATTTGTCGTTCCTGAACGACGCGCCCGCGGGAGACAAGGGCTTCGTCCAGATCGACGCGGACGGCGATTACGTATTTGATGACGAACCCGCGAAGAAGGTGAAGTTCTACGGCGGCAACCTGAACGGCAGCTACGGCACCGATCCGACGCACGCGGAGATGGTCGTGATCGCGGACCGGCTCGCCGCCATGGGCTACAACGTCGTGCGGTATTCCTCCGTAGACCAGAACTATGACTGGGCCAAAGGGTTGATGGCGAAGCCTACCTCCACGACGGTGACGCTGAACGCCGCCAAGCTCGACAATTTCGAGTACTTCAACGCTTTGCTCAAGGCGCGCGGCATTTATATCGACATGGACATTTTGGCGTATGCCGATTTCTCGGGCGTCTCGAGCCTGAATACGTACGGCGCGACCGCGTCCAAGTATTTGGCGACGCTCATGCCGGACGGGATCGCCATCTGGAAGTCATTCGCGAGCCAGCTCCTGTCGCACGTAAATCCGTATACCGGCCTTGCGCTGAAGGACGATCCCCAGCTGATGGGACTTTCTCCGGTCAACGAATCGCTGCTCTACAACGCCAGCTTTTCCGACGCCAACTTCAACAACTGGATCAAGACGGACTTCAACGCCTATCTGACCGGCAAAGGGCTGCCGACGGTGTCGACGTTTCCGACGAGCTTCTGGGGGGCGCCGTCCGGCGTCCGGGACCTCATGACTGCGTACTTTACGGAGAAGCAGTTCGCGGCCAACGGCGACATGAAGTCCTACCTGAAGAACGTTGTCGGCGTCCAGGCGCCGATCGGCGGCATCAACTACATTAACGATTCGCTGGCCAACTACTGGCGGACGCAGACGGACGTTCAGGAGACGCATCTGTACAACGGGCTGGTTAACGGCAGAGGCGTCTTTAGTTACAACCCGCTCACGCATCCGCGCTACAGCACCGTGTTCGATCCGGCGACGGCGGCAAGCTACGTGCCACAGTACGGTTCATCCATTATCAAAAATTACATTCCCGCCCTTGCGCTCGGCCAGCTGTACCGGAAGCCCTTCGCGCTGACGGAGTTCAACCAGGAGTTCCCGACCGACGGACGAGACGAGCTCGGCTTGATCTCGTCCGCGGCCGGGGCTTACAACGGCTGGGATATGATGAACCGCTTCGACTTCAGCAGCCGGGTGAACGAGGCGGTCAACGAGGCGCCGCTCGGCGGCGCCATCTCCTTCGACTCCGTCACGGATACGCTGGCGACGATGTCCGAGTATCAGAGCGCGCTGCTGTTCCGACGGGGACACGTCGCGGAGAGCGATCCGAAGTTCGTTATCGTCAGGGATAAAACGTGGGTGGTGACGCATGGCTCCGCGACCGAAAACCAGGATCAGGAGCGCAACCGCATGATGATTCCGCATCTGTTCAAGACGGTGACGGTGTACGCGGACCATCCGGCCGCGCCTTACGCGATCTACAAGATTACGCCCGACCTGACGCCGGCGGATATCGCGGCGGGGGACATCCCGGGCGCCAACGAGATTACGATTACGAACGCGATGACGATGAAGGAGGTCGCGGAGACGTTCATCGACGCGCTCGACGACGCGGGACTCAAGGCATCCATGCAGGATGCCCTGGACGACGACCTGCTGGTCTCGGATACAGGCGAGCTCGTGTTCGACATGAATACGAATACGTACCTGATCAACACGCCTTACGCGGCGGCGGCCGTGGGCACGTTGGACGGCAGCGGCTACGAGCTCGGCGCCGTCACGCTGAAGGGCGATCTGGCGCACGGCACGGTGTCAGCCTTGTCGCTCGACGACGAGCCGCTGGACGAGAGCGGCCGAATCCTGCTCACCTATACGACCGACGCCGCCGGGACCGGCGAGTACGAGGTGACGTCCGGCGGCCTCACGACGTATCACCAGGGCACGCTGCCGACGCTAGTGAAGTACGGCCTGGGCGAGTTCAAGCTCGATACGACGCGCACGCCGTCGGCTTACAAAGCCTACAAGCTCGCGCAGAACGGCGTGCGGCTGGCGGAGGTGCCCGTCACGGTGACCGGCACGACGATCTCGGTGCCGCTGGAAACCGACAAAGGCTATGCGTTCGAGCTCGTGTACGATTCGGTCGCCGGCACGGACCTGACCGCGCCGACGGCGCCCTTCGGCGTCACCGCCGTGTCCGACACGGCCGCCAAGGTGGAGCTGTCGTGGACCAAATCCACGGACAACGTCGGCGTCTCCGGCTACAAGATTTATCGCGACGGTACGCAGATTGCTTCGCTTAACGGCAACGTCACGCGTTACGTCGACAAGAGCGTTACGGGGCTTACGACGTATCACTATGTCGTGAAGGCGTTCGATCCGTCGGGCAACGTTTCTGCGGGAAGCGGCCCGACCGCCGTCACGACGAGCGATCTGCTGTTCAAGGAGCAGTTCGAGAGCGGCACGGCGGCCGGCTGGACGGTCGCCAGCTCCTGGGGCAATTTCAGCGTCGTAACGAACGGGGGCTCGTACGCCTATCTGGCCGACAACTTCGACAAAGGCGGCTCCAAGTCTACGGCCGGCGACACGGCCTGGACGAATTACAGCGTGGAGGCCAAGATCAAAGCCGACCAGTGGCAGAGCCTCTACGGGAGGATCGGACTTGTAGCGCGATTCGCGGACAAAGACAACTACTATTACGTCTACTACGACAACAATCTGGGGCAGTTGACGCTCCGCAAGGTCGTAGGCGGCACGGAGAGCACCGTCGCTTCAACCTCGTTGACGCTGAGCACTGGCACGCAGCATCTTTTCAAGCTCGAGGTGAACGGGACCGCGATCAAGGCCTACGTCAACGGAACGCTCAAGATCAACGCGACGGATGCTTCCCTCGCAAGCGGGAAAATCGGCGCGTACACCCATTTCGCCCAGGCGTATTTCGACGATTTCGTCGTGAAGCAGGTATGA